GCCGCGGAGTGGACCGAATTGCTCACCGAGGCCGGCTTCACCGTGGAGAAGATCTCGTATGCGCCGATGGCACTGCTGGAGCCCCACCGGCTGATCGCCGACGAGGGTCTGGTCGGGGCGCTGCGTTTTGTGTTCAACGTGCTGCGCGATGCCGACGCCCGGGCCCGGGTGCTCAACATGCGCGCGACGTTCCGTCGCCACCGCAACAACATGGCCGCTATCGAGGTGATTGCTGCCAAGCCCGCCTGACCGCGCCACCTCTGCCACCTCTGCGCCGAGCCGGAATCTGGCGACGCGACACGCCAGTTGGGCGTCGCCAGATTCCGGCTCGCGGCATGATGAGCCCATGACAACCCGCGACCGCGACGATTCGGGCCGCCCCCGTAACGCCCGCCCGCGTGATCGGCTGGGCCGCCCGCTGCCCCGCGGCAGCCAGGGCGGGGTCGAAGGTGTTCCCGACGACCTCGATCTACCGCCGACCCAGATGCTCGCCTATGCGCAGCTGTTGCTGGACGATGGGCTGGCGTTCAACGCCCACGAGGTGCTGGAAGCCGCCTGGAAGCATCGGCCCGCCGCCGAGCGTGAACTGTGGCAGGGCTTGGCGCAGCTGGCCGTCGGCGTCACCCACGTGCAGCGGGGCAACGTCGCCGGCGCGGTCAGTCTGTTGCGCCGCGGTGCCGAACATCTGGCGACGGTGGCGCCCCCGGCCCCGTTCGGGATCGATCTCGCCGGATTGCTGGGCTTCGCCGCGCATTTGGCCGACGACCTGGCGGCCGGCGTCGAGATCGCCCCGCAGCG
The window above is part of the Mycolicibacter sp. MU0102 genome. Proteins encoded here:
- a CDS encoding DUF309 domain-containing protein: MTTRDRDDSGRPRNARPRDRLGRPLPRGSQGGVEGVPDDLDLPPTQMLAYAQLLLDDGLAFNAHEVLEAAWKHRPAAERELWQGLAQLAVGVTHVQRGNVAGAVSLLRRGAEHLATVAPPAPFGIDLAGLLGFAAHLADDLAAGVEIAPQRLHPRLVA